A single genomic interval of Halorubrum aethiopicum harbors:
- the rpl4p gene encoding 50S ribosomal protein L4 has translation MNTTVHDLDGGDAGSIELPAIFETAFRPDLIGRAVSAAQANRKQAYGADEFAGLRTPAESFGSGRGLAHVPRSENVARRVPHAVSGRAAHPPKAEKDQTKKLNDKERQLAVRSAIAATADAELVAERGHAFDEDLELPLVVSDEFEDLEKTQEALGVLEAVGVDADVERADEGRSVRSGRGKTRGRKYSQPKSVLVVTSEEPSRAARNLAGVDVATAGEVNAEDLAPGTHPGRLTLWTESAIEEVADR, from the coding sequence ATGAACACGACAGTACACGACCTGGACGGCGGGGACGCGGGCAGCATCGAGCTGCCGGCGATCTTCGAGACCGCGTTCCGACCGGACCTCATCGGTCGGGCGGTCAGCGCCGCACAGGCTAACCGGAAACAGGCCTACGGGGCCGACGAGTTCGCCGGACTGCGAACCCCCGCGGAGTCGTTCGGCTCCGGGCGCGGGCTCGCGCACGTCCCGCGCTCCGAGAACGTCGCCCGCCGCGTCCCGCACGCGGTGTCGGGCCGCGCCGCGCACCCGCCGAAGGCCGAGAAGGACCAGACGAAGAAACTGAACGACAAGGAGCGCCAGCTCGCCGTTCGGTCGGCGATCGCGGCCACCGCCGACGCCGAGCTCGTCGCCGAGCGCGGCCACGCGTTCGACGAGGACCTCGAGCTCCCGCTCGTCGTGAGCGACGAGTTCGAGGATCTCGAGAAGACCCAGGAGGCCCTGGGCGTCCTCGAGGCCGTCGGCGTCGACGCCGACGTCGAGCGGGCCGACGAGGGCCGCTCGGTGCGCTCCGGCCGCGGGAAGACCCGCGGTCGCAAGTACAGCCAGCCGAAGTCCGTCCTGGTCGTCACGAGCGAGGAGCCGTCGCGGGCCGCCCGCAACCTCGCGGGCGTCGACGTCGCGACCGCCGGCGAGGTCAACGCGGAGGACCTCGCGCCCGGCACGCACCCGGGTCGGCTCACGCTGTGGACCGAGTCGGCGATCGAGGAGGTGGCCGACCGATGA
- a CDS encoding 50S ribosomal protein L23: MSSLIEHPLVTEQAMNEMDFKNKLLFLVDIDATKPEIRDEVAERYDVTVTDVNTQVTSKGKKKATVTLSEEDDATDVASRIGVF; this comes from the coding sequence ATGAGCTCGCTCATCGAGCACCCGCTCGTGACCGAGCAGGCGATGAACGAGATGGACTTCAAGAACAAGCTGCTGTTCCTCGTCGACATCGACGCGACGAAGCCGGAGATCCGCGACGAGGTCGCGGAGCGATACGACGTCACCGTCACCGACGTGAACACGCAGGTGACGTCGAAGGGCAAGAAGAAGGCGACGGTCACGCTCTCCGAGGAGGACGACGCGACCGACGTCGCCTCCCGGATCGGGGTGTTCTGA
- a CDS encoding 50S ribosomal protein L2: MGRRIQGQRRGRGGPTFRAPSHRYKAELSHKTLEDTDLVTGEIVGIEHDPARSAPLAEVEFDDDDRRLVLAPEGVRVGETIQVGVSAEIKPGNTLPLAEIPEGVPVCNVESNRGDGGKFARASGVSATLLTHDRDVAVVQLPSGEVKRLDPQCRATIGVVAGGGRTEKPFVKAGNKHHKMKARGTKYPRVRGVAMNAVDHPFGGGGRQHPGQPKSVSRDAPPGRKVGDIASKRTGRGSNK; this comes from the coding sequence ATGGGACGACGAATCCAAGGACAGCGGCGAGGACGCGGCGGCCCGACGTTCCGGGCCCCCTCCCACCGCTACAAGGCGGAACTGTCGCACAAGACGCTCGAGGACACCGACCTCGTCACCGGCGAGATCGTCGGGATCGAACACGACCCGGCGCGTTCCGCGCCGCTCGCGGAGGTCGAGTTCGACGACGACGACCGGCGGCTCGTGCTCGCGCCGGAGGGCGTGCGCGTGGGCGAGACGATCCAGGTCGGCGTCTCGGCGGAGATCAAGCCCGGGAACACGCTCCCGCTCGCGGAGATCCCCGAGGGGGTCCCCGTGTGTAACGTCGAGAGCAACCGGGGCGACGGCGGGAAGTTCGCCCGCGCCTCGGGCGTCTCGGCGACGCTTCTCACGCACGACCGCGACGTCGCGGTCGTCCAGCTTCCGAGCGGGGAAGTGAAGCGGCTCGACCCGCAGTGTCGCGCCACGATCGGCGTGGTCGCGGGCGGCGGTCGGACGGAGAAACCCTTCGTCAAGGCCGGCAACAAACACCACAAGATGAAGGCGCGCGGGACCAAATACCCGCGCGTGCGCGGCGTCGCGATGAACGCCGTCGACCACCCCTTCGGCGGGGGCGGTCGCCAACACCCCGGCCAGCCGAAGTCCGTCTCGCGGGACGCCCCGCCGGGACGCAAGGTCGGTGACATCGCATCCAAACGGACCGGACGAGGTAGCAACAAATGA
- a CDS encoding 30S ribosomal protein S19: protein MSSEYRIGREGEEFAYRGHSLDELQEMDVEEVAELLPARQRRSITRGLSVEKEKLLEKARSRDKETTADDPIRTHLRDMPILPEFVGITFSVYNGHSFERVQVEPEMIGHYLGEFHQTRSTVEHGQAGIGATRSSKFVPLK, encoded by the coding sequence ATGAGTTCCGAATACCGCATCGGCCGCGAGGGCGAGGAGTTCGCCTACCGCGGTCACTCGCTCGACGAGCTGCAGGAGATGGACGTAGAGGAGGTCGCGGAACTGCTCCCCGCACGACAGCGGCGAAGTATCACTCGAGGGCTGAGCGTCGAGAAGGAGAAGCTTCTCGAGAAGGCTCGAAGCCGCGACAAGGAGACGACCGCCGACGACCCGATCCGGACGCATCTGCGCGACATGCCGATCCTTCCGGAGTTCGTCGGCATCACCTTCTCCGTGTACAACGGTCACAGCTTCGAGCGCGTCCAGGTCGAACCCGAGATGATCGGCCACTATCTGGGCGAGTTCCACCAGACTCGAAGCACCGTCGAACACGGTCAGGCCGGCATCGGCGCGACCCGGTCCTCGAAGTTCGTGCCCCTCAAGTAA